Genomic DNA from Myxococcus guangdongensis:
AGGTGAACAGGCCCTGGTGACGGGCGCGCGGGGGGAAGTCCGGAGCCTCGATGGGACGGGTGACGGTGAGGACGCGAGTGCCGGGGCGGCAGGTGCGCAGCCGGTCGACGAGTCGGGTGCGCGTCTCCGGGGCCAGGGCCGTCCAGTTGACGAGGACATGGGTGGCCTCGTCCAGGTCGGCCAGGGCCGCGTCGCCCTGGCGCAGCACCGCGCCCGCTCGGGACAGGGGGACCGAGGCGAGGGTGACGTGCTCCTCGAGCAGCTCGATGCCCGTGGCCCGGGCCCCCAGCCAGCGCGCGGCGAGCAGGGCCCGGCCGCGTCCAGCGCCCAGGTCCACCAGGTGGCCGTGGGCGGTGAGCCCGGCCTTCTGGAAGAGGCGCAGGGCGGTGTGCACGGGCGTCTCGCCGTACATCAGCTCGTCGAAGTCCTGGCCGCTGGCCTGGAGGAGGCGAACCACCTCGAAGGAGCGACGCGGCCGGTAGGGCGACACGAGCAGCTCGCGCAGCCACAGCGACAGCGCGGGCCCGAGGAGGCGAGGTCGCCACACGAGCACGGCCAGGTCCGCGGCCCGGTTCACCGCGTCCAGCCACAGGCTCCAGAGCCGCACGAGCAGGAGCCGGGGGAAGGACAGTCGGGGGACCTGGGGCCGGGTGGATGTCGTCGGGGTGGAGGCGTCCTCGGCCATGTCTTGGAGGCAGAGGTTAGCCGAATCCGGTGCGAGGGCTCGGTGGGTGTCGAGCCCGGTGACGCGGATGCAAGGCGTTGCGCCGTGAGGACGTGTGCGGCCACCGCATCCGCGCAGAGGGGCGCGAGGGCCATGCGTCGAGACATTCGTCGCGCGGTCTTGGGGCTCAGGCCTGTCTGGCAAGGGCCTCCCAGTGGCCATCCCGAATGCGCTCCTCGGCGGAGGAGGTGGGTGGCGTGGCGTACTCGCCCGCGGGCAGCTCGGAGCGGTTGCTGATGAAGCTGACGTCCTGAGGTGAGAGGTGCGACGTGAAGGGCGCCGTGGCCCGCTCGTGCCAGAGGTCGTCCGCGGCTCGGGGGGCGAAGACGGCGGCAGGTCCGCGGCACCGAGTTTAGAAATCGTTCGAGAAAGGGCTTTTGCCGAGGAAGTCGTTACGGCTTTGTAGAAATCGTTGGAAACGGCGCCTCGGCTTCAGAAATCGTTACGCGGCCGTGAGGTCACTCCATGACGAAGGACACGAACGCAACCCTGTTGCGAGAGCTGTCGGCGGTGCTCCCCGTCGAAGCCCTCGTCACCGACGCGGACGTGCTGGAGGCACACCGTCGTGATCAGGCCGAGTGGGCCCCCGCGGGGACCCCTGGTGTCCTGGTCCGCGCCACCTGCACGGAGGACGTGCGCGCGGTGCTCCGGGTCGCCTCGGCGCACCGGGTCCCGGTGGTGCCCCGGGGCGCGGGCTCGGGACTGTCCGGCGGAGCCAACGCGGTGGACGGCTGCATCGTGTTGTCGCTGATGCGGCTGAACCGGGTGCTGGAGGTCGACGCGAAGGGGATGCTCGCCGTCGTGCAGCCCGGGGTGCTGAACGCGGAGGTGAAGGCGGCCGCGGCGGCGCACGGGCTCTGGTACGCGCCGGACCCCGCGAGCTGGGAGTTCTCCAGCCTGGGCGGCAACCTGGCCACCAACGCCGGCGGCCTGTGCTGCGTGAAGTACGGCGTCACGGGGGACGCGGTGCTGGGGCTGGAGGTGGTGCTCGCGGATGGCTCGGTGGTGCGCACCGGCGGGCGCACCGTGAAGAACGTCGCGGGCTACGACTTGACGCGGCTGTTCGTCGGCTCGGAGGGAACGCTCGGCGTCATCACCGAGGCGACGCTGCGCCTGCGCCCCAAGCCGCCCAAGGCGACGACGCTGGTGGCCACCTTCCCCACGCTCGCGGGCGCGGGCCTGGCCGTCACGGACATCATGGCCCGCACGCGCCCGTCCATGCTGGAGCTGATGGACCAGGCCACCTGCCGCGCGGTGGAGGCGTACAAGCCGCTGGGCCTGGACGTGGACGCGGCCGCGTTCCTGCTGGCGCGCTCGGACGCGGGAGGCGAGCAGGGCGTGGCGGAGATCGAGACCATGGCCGCGGCCTGCGCGTCCGCGGGCGCGACCTTCGTCACCCACTCCTCAGACGAAGCGGAGGGCGAGCTGCTGCTCACCGCGCGCCGCCTCGCCTATCCCGCGCTCGAGCGACAAGGCGCCACGCTGCTGGACGACGTGGGCGTGCCGCTGTCGAAAATCCCCGACCTGCTCGCCGCCGTCGAGCGCATCGCCGCCGAGCGCGGGGTGCTCGTGGGCACCTTCGGCCACGCGGGCGATGGGAACATGCACCCCACCGTCGTCTTCGACCGCCAGGACCCGGCGGCGCTCACCCGGGCGCGCGCCGCGTTCGATGACATCCTCGCCGCGGCGCTGGACCTGGGCGGCACCATCACCGGAGAACACGGCGTGGGAGCGCTGAAGCAGCCCTTCCTGGGGCGCCAGCTCGGCGAGGAGGGCCTGCGCCTGCACCACCGCCTCAAGGGCGCGATGGACCCGCTCGGCATCCTCAATCCGGGCAAGGTGCTCTAGGTTTTCCTGCCGCGCCCCGGGGCGTGTCCGGCCCGCTTTCCCTTGGAATGACGTGGGGTTGCGGAGCCCTGGAGGAAAACGGCCGGGTATTTTCGGGGGCATGTCGAGAAGCTCTCCGCGGCTTCGACATAGGGGTGAACGCACCCCGATTCCGGGGCGCGGCGGACACGGAAAGAGGGAGCCACCCATGAAGTACATGCTGATGATGAACCACGCAGGTCAGGGCCCGTACGCGATGATGAGCTGGCCGCAAGAGGACATCCGGGCGCACATCGCGTTCATGGTGTCGTTCGCGAAGAAGCTCTCCTCCACGGGAGAGTTGCTGGCGGCCGAGGGGCTGGCCGGGCCGGACCAGGCCAGGCTCGTGAAGGCGGGGGCGGACGGCAAGCCCATCACCGACGGCGTCTTCCCCGAGTCGAAGGAGTTCCTCGTGGGCTACTGGATGGTCGAGGTGGACAGCCCCGAGCGCGCCCACGCCATCGCCGCCGAGGCGTCCACCGCGCCCGGCCTCGGGGGCAAGCCGATGAACATGAACATCGAGGTCCGGCAGGTGATGAGCGGTCCTCCTCCCGAGTTCCTGTGACGTGAAGTCCCCGGCCAGCCACCCCATCGAGTCCCTGTTGCGCGAGCACGCGCCCAGGGTGCTGGGCGCCATCCTCCGCCGGTTCCGTGACTTCGGAGCCTCGGAGGACGCGGTCCAGGAGGCGCTGCTCGCGGCCGCGATGCAGTGGCCCGTGGGGGGCGTGCCGGAGAACCCCCGCGCCTGGCTGATTCAGGTGGCCTCCCGGCGCATCACCGACCAGGTGCGCGCCGAGGCGGCCAGACGCCACCGCGAGGAGCTGGTGGTGAGCATGGTGCCGCCGGAGCTCCAGCTCGTCCTGCCCGTGATGGGGGACGAGTCGATGGGGCGCGACGACACGCTCGCGCTGCTCTTCATGTGCTGTCACCCGGCGCTGACGACGTCCTCGGCGATCGCCCTCACGCTGCGCGCGGTGGGCGGCCTGACGACGGCGGAGATCGCCAGGGCCTTCCTCGTCCCCGAGGCGACGATGGCGCAGCGAATCAGCCGCGCCAAGCAGAGCATCCACGCCTCCGGGGTGCCGTTCCAGAAGCCCACGCCGGAGGAGACGGCAGCGAGGCTGGGCGCGGTGCTGCACGTGCTCTACCTCATCTTCAACGAGGGCTACACCGCGACCTCCGGACCCCAGGTGCTCCGCACGGACCTGTCGGGCGAGGCCATCCGGCTGACGCGGATGCTGCACACGCTGTTGCCGGAGGACGGCGAGGTGGCGGGGTTGCTCGCGCTGATGTTGCTGACGGACGCGCGGAGGGCCGCGAGGACGGGGCCCTTGGGAGAGCTGATTCCGCTCGACGCGCAGGAGCGCGGACGCTGGGACGCGGCGATGATTGCCGAGGGCGTGGCGCTCATCTCGGCCACGCTGTCCAAGGGCTCCCTGGGGCTGTACCAGGTGCAGGCGGCCATCGCGGCGGTGCACGACGAAGCGGTGCGCGCCGAGGACACGGACTGGCCGCAGATTCTCGCGCTCTACGGCGTGTTGATGGGACTGACGGACAACCCGATGGTGGCGCTCAACCACGCCATCGCGACGGCGATGGTGCACGGGCCTCGCACGGGCCTGACGTTGCTGGACGTGCTGCACCAGAGCGGGCGGCTCGACGGGAGCCACCGACTGGACGCGGTCCGCGCGCACCTGCTGGA
This window encodes:
- a CDS encoding SAM-dependent methyltransferase translates to MAEDASTPTTSTRPQVPRLSFPRLLLVRLWSLWLDAVNRAADLAVLVWRPRLLGPALSLWLRELLVSPYRPRRSFEVVRLLQASGQDFDELMYGETPVHTALRLFQKAGLTAHGHLVDLGAGRGRALLAARWLGARATGIELLEEHVTLASVPLSRAGAVLRQGDAALADLDEATHVLVNWTALAPETRTRLVDRLRTCRPGTRVLTVTRPIEAPDFPPRARHQGLFTWGLEPVWIHEVLDSTSRVPTSTP
- a CDS encoding FAD-binding oxidoreductase — translated: MTKDTNATLLRELSAVLPVEALVTDADVLEAHRRDQAEWAPAGTPGVLVRATCTEDVRAVLRVASAHRVPVVPRGAGSGLSGGANAVDGCIVLSLMRLNRVLEVDAKGMLAVVQPGVLNAEVKAAAAAHGLWYAPDPASWEFSSLGGNLATNAGGLCCVKYGVTGDAVLGLEVVLADGSVVRTGGRTVKNVAGYDLTRLFVGSEGTLGVITEATLRLRPKPPKATTLVATFPTLAGAGLAVTDIMARTRPSMLELMDQATCRAVEAYKPLGLDVDAAAFLLARSDAGGEQGVAEIETMAAACASAGATFVTHSSDEAEGELLLTARRLAYPALERQGATLLDDVGVPLSKIPDLLAAVERIAAERGVLVGTFGHAGDGNMHPTVVFDRQDPAALTRARAAFDDILAAALDLGGTITGEHGVGALKQPFLGRQLGEEGLRLHHRLKGAMDPLGILNPGKVL
- a CDS encoding YciI family protein; amino-acid sequence: MKYMLMMNHAGQGPYAMMSWPQEDIRAHIAFMVSFAKKLSSTGELLAAEGLAGPDQARLVKAGADGKPITDGVFPESKEFLVGYWMVEVDSPERAHAIAAEASTAPGLGGKPMNMNIEVRQVMSGPPPEFL
- a CDS encoding RNA polymerase sigma factor — encoded protein: MKSPASHPIESLLREHAPRVLGAILRRFRDFGASEDAVQEALLAAAMQWPVGGVPENPRAWLIQVASRRITDQVRAEAARRHREELVVSMVPPELQLVLPVMGDESMGRDDTLALLFMCCHPALTTSSAIALTLRAVGGLTTAEIARAFLVPEATMAQRISRAKQSIHASGVPFQKPTPEETAARLGAVLHVLYLIFNEGYTATSGPQVLRTDLSGEAIRLTRMLHTLLPEDGEVAGLLALMLLTDARRAARTGPLGELIPLDAQERGRWDAAMIAEGVALISATLSKGSLGLYQVQAAIAAVHDEAVRAEDTDWPQILALYGVLMGLTDNPMVALNHAIATAMVHGPRTGLTLLDVLHQSGRLDGSHRLDAVRAHLLERAGEPAKAVVHYRKAAERTTSQPERDYLLLQAARLSEGMGA